Proteins encoded within one genomic window of Desulfomonile tiedjei:
- a CDS encoding YkgJ family cysteine cluster protein produces the protein MKVKDQDSQQKRLMTWDDTFQFRCHPGIDCFNSCCRNVTIFLSPLDVIRLRKTLGMSSTDFLEQHTHKVISRTSGLPAIILKMKQDETKACPFVSEQGCTVYSARPYSCRLYPLDTEQGVEYKFIVDKERCHGLSEPHEWTVESWRKEQGLRDYDDLDHNLKDVMHADQVWEDKIADPRMQDMFLMVLYDPDRFREFVFESSFLKKFKVDDDILEKIREDDVSLLYFGSQWLRFVFFGQKGFLKIDRDYLEQKKREVLGQKGRKT, from the coding sequence ATGAAAGTCAAAGATCAGGACAGCCAACAAAAACGTTTAATGACCTGGGACGACACATTTCAGTTCCGGTGCCACCCAGGGATCGATTGCTTCAACTCTTGTTGCCGAAACGTAACTATTTTCCTGAGCCCTCTGGATGTAATCAGGCTCCGCAAAACGTTAGGGATGTCCTCCACGGACTTTCTCGAACAACACACACACAAAGTTATTTCCAGGACAAGCGGGCTGCCGGCGATAATACTGAAAATGAAACAGGATGAAACCAAAGCGTGTCCGTTTGTGTCTGAACAAGGGTGCACCGTGTATTCGGCCAGGCCTTATTCCTGCCGATTATACCCATTGGACACGGAGCAGGGAGTCGAATACAAGTTTATTGTCGATAAAGAGCGGTGCCACGGACTAAGCGAACCCCATGAATGGACGGTTGAATCATGGAGGAAGGAACAGGGACTCCGCGATTACGACGATCTGGACCACAACCTGAAGGATGTCATGCATGCCGATCAGGTGTGGGAAGACAAGATCGCGGACCCTCGAATGCAGGACATGTTTCTCATGGTGCTTTATGATCCTGACAGGTTCCGGGAGTTCGTTTTCGAGAGCAGCTTTCTGAAGAAGTTCAAGGTGGACGACGACATCCTGGAGAAGATTCGGGAAGACGATGTCTCTCTTCTCTATTTTGGAAGCCAGTGGCTCCGATTCGTCTTTTTCGGACAAAAGGGCTTCCTGAAGATTGACCGGGATTATCTGGAGCAAAAGAAGCGGGAAGTCCTGGGTCAGAAGGGTCGAAAAACATGA
- a CDS encoding HEAT repeat domain-containing protein, with the protein MGKVGKGFQGVEEAIGKFANDPDQLTKIDVAVSLASLGKVDDSVIPAMLEALGSKEEETAKGAARILADIGAANPDKVLPGLMAAVDKGEDPLSRNSVRVLRQMKTQAMPALPRIAGLYDKVDQSTRVEITEALRAIDAKGDYAIPVMIKALGSSDSKDRHEALMGLYRFRTKVELVIDPLIGALKDPDTENQFLAVRILRGIGPQAMKAVPSLVQMTESSNSNLRIRNAAIEALSSFTPPTREVLDALDKAVKDGDMDVRLHAVGSLRRIGYLYPDQVTPLLKSGLEVASDERTKNAINSALERLKSGTGKASTGEPSKREGKQLPSG; encoded by the coding sequence TTGGGCAAGGTCGGCAAAGGCTTTCAGGGTGTTGAAGAAGCCATCGGCAAATTTGCGAACGACCCCGACCAACTTACCAAGATCGACGTCGCGGTATCTCTGGCAAGCCTTGGGAAAGTTGATGACTCGGTTATTCCCGCGATGCTGGAAGCCCTGGGAAGCAAGGAAGAAGAGACGGCAAAGGGCGCAGCACGGATACTTGCAGACATAGGAGCGGCCAATCCGGACAAGGTGCTGCCAGGTCTTATGGCTGCTGTGGACAAGGGAGAAGACCCCCTGTCTCGGAATTCGGTCCGGGTCCTGCGTCAAATGAAAACCCAGGCCATGCCAGCTCTTCCTCGGATAGCCGGATTGTACGACAAGGTGGATCAAAGCACACGTGTGGAAATCACTGAAGCCCTGCGAGCCATTGACGCAAAAGGGGATTACGCGATTCCTGTGATGATCAAAGCTCTCGGCTCTTCTGACTCCAAGGATCGCCACGAGGCCCTCATGGGGTTATATCGTTTCCGCACCAAGGTGGAGCTTGTTATCGATCCTTTAATCGGGGCGCTTAAGGACCCGGACACGGAGAATCAATTCTTGGCGGTGAGGATTTTAAGAGGGATCGGGCCTCAGGCCATGAAGGCTGTCCCAAGTCTGGTCCAAATGACTGAGAGTTCCAATTCCAACCTGCGGATTAGAAACGCTGCAATCGAAGCTCTTAGTTCTTTTACTCCGCCCACTCGGGAAGTGCTGGATGCGCTGGATAAGGCCGTCAAGGACGGAGACATGGATGTGAGGCTCCATGCCGTAGGCTCTCTGCGGCGGATCGGCTACCTCTATCCCGACCAGGTGACGCCTCTTTTGAAGAGCGGGCTTGAGGTTGCGTCGGACGAACGGACCAAGAACGCAATCAATTCCGCGCTGGAAAGACTGAAGAGTGGAACCGGCAAGGCTTCCACCGGGGAGCCCAGCAAAAGAGAAGGCAAACAGCTGCCCTCGGGATGA
- a CDS encoding DNA gyrase subunit B: protein MTASYTVKDIKVLKGLEAVRKRPGMYIGGTGRDGLHQLVWELVDNSVDEALNGHSDMIEVTLLSDGGIAVEDRGRGIPVEVHPTTGKNTVETIFCNLHAGGKFDDDAYKVAGGLHGVGASVVNALSERMIVEVKRDGFRHVQEFRRGKPYSPLRKVEHATGGGTKATFWPDPEIFPDRTFSKELIRDRLETKAFLMAGLRIRVRDEAEGTVENFIYPEGIKDFLRKLGRDRPLIDAQPFHFRYDNGLRLEMAMAWTSETTNRILSFVNTIPTPAGGTHEAGFRNGVTRALRNYIEKRNGLPKGVKAINAEDVREGLLAVISVYLNGHLEFQGQTKERLNSSSAQQVEPLVKNALETWLHQNPTQAAAVSNRIVLAAQARTASRAARDEVTRKAATRRLTLPGKLADCSSTSLDDTELFIVEGDSAGGSSKQARDRKFQAILPIRGKILNVEQASDDKLKANREIQNLVLSIGTGIGKTFDYSKLRYGKIIINTDADVDGHHIATLLLTFFYRYLPELVRRGHIYLAMPPLYRLRIGSGKKTAIRYVFSDKEKEKLLKQQNGKEVEIQRFKGLGEMDAAILKSTTMDPSTRGILRIGIEDEARTDAVFDTLMGKDVRKRFSFIKEHAREVQNLDI, encoded by the coding sequence ATGACCGCTTCTTACACGGTAAAAGACATAAAGGTGCTAAAAGGCCTCGAAGCTGTTCGCAAGCGGCCTGGAATGTATATAGGGGGCACCGGCCGAGACGGCCTTCACCAGTTGGTATGGGAACTCGTGGACAATAGCGTGGACGAAGCCCTCAACGGCCATTCCGACATGATCGAGGTGACTCTCCTTTCCGACGGCGGCATTGCCGTAGAAGATCGGGGCCGAGGCATTCCTGTGGAGGTACACCCGACCACCGGAAAGAATACCGTGGAGACGATTTTCTGTAATTTGCACGCAGGCGGGAAGTTTGACGATGACGCATACAAGGTTGCCGGCGGGCTTCATGGGGTGGGAGCCTCGGTGGTGAATGCGCTCAGCGAAAGAATGATCGTGGAGGTGAAGCGCGACGGGTTCCGCCACGTGCAGGAATTTCGCCGAGGCAAGCCGTATTCGCCTCTTCGCAAAGTTGAACACGCCACGGGTGGTGGGACCAAGGCGACCTTTTGGCCTGATCCGGAGATCTTTCCTGATAGGACCTTCTCCAAGGAGCTTATAAGGGACCGGCTGGAAACCAAGGCCTTCCTGATGGCGGGCCTTAGAATTCGAGTCAGGGATGAAGCGGAAGGAACGGTCGAAAACTTCATCTATCCGGAGGGCATAAAAGACTTTCTCCGGAAACTGGGCCGGGATCGGCCGTTGATCGACGCACAGCCGTTCCATTTCAGATATGACAACGGCCTTCGCTTGGAAATGGCCATGGCGTGGACTTCCGAAACCACCAACCGGATACTATCGTTCGTAAACACCATACCCACTCCCGCTGGAGGCACTCATGAAGCCGGTTTTCGCAACGGCGTCACGCGTGCGCTCCGAAACTACATTGAGAAACGAAACGGCCTCCCGAAAGGTGTGAAGGCCATAAACGCGGAAGACGTCCGAGAAGGCCTACTGGCCGTCATTTCAGTATACCTGAACGGACACCTGGAGTTTCAAGGACAGACCAAAGAGCGCCTCAACAGCAGCTCCGCGCAACAAGTGGAGCCGCTGGTGAAAAACGCTCTGGAAACCTGGTTGCATCAGAATCCAACTCAAGCAGCGGCCGTGAGCAACAGGATTGTTCTAGCGGCGCAGGCCCGCACCGCTTCCCGGGCCGCGCGTGACGAGGTCACACGCAAGGCCGCAACCCGCAGACTCACGCTCCCCGGCAAATTGGCCGACTGCTCTTCAACTTCGCTGGATGACACGGAACTGTTCATTGTTGAGGGAGACAGCGCCGGAGGCTCGTCGAAACAGGCTAGGGACAGAAAGTTCCAGGCGATCCTGCCTATAAGAGGAAAGATCCTCAACGTAGAACAAGCCTCGGACGACAAGCTCAAGGCAAATAGGGAAATCCAGAATCTGGTACTGAGCATCGGAACGGGCATCGGCAAGACATTCGACTACTCAAAGCTCAGGTACGGCAAGATCATTATTAACACTGACGCGGACGTGGACGGACACCATATTGCAACCCTGTTGCTGACGTTCTTCTACCGCTATCTGCCGGAATTGGTGCGGCGAGGACACATTTATCTGGCCATGCCTCCTCTGTACCGGCTGCGGATAGGATCAGGCAAGAAAACCGCTATTCGCTATGTTTTTTCGGACAAGGAGAAAGAGAAGCTGCTAAAACAGCAGAACGGAAAAGAGGTTGAAATCCAGAGGTTCAAGGGACTCGGAGAAATGGACGCAGCCATTCTCAAGAGCACCACTATGGACCCGTCCACACGTGGCATTCTCAGAATCGGAATAGAGGATGAAGCTAGAACGGACGCCGTCTTCGACACTCTGATGGGAAAAGACGTCAGAAAACGCTTTTCCTTTATCAAGGAGCATGCTCGGGAGGTTCAGAATCTGGATATTTGA
- a CDS encoding DNA topoisomerase IV subunit A — MEGSRADKTGGEIHSHIHDEVQKRYLAYALSTIVSRALPDVRDGLKPVHRRILYAMHGMRLGDAAKMRKSAAVVGEVIGKYHPHGDQAAYDALVRMAQDFSLRYPLIDGSGNFGSVDGDSPAAMRYTETRLSTFAGLLLREIEQGTTEFHPTYDGIGEEPAILPASVPNLLLNGSSGIAVGMSCSFAPHNLGEVIAACRAAIRDEGLQTKGLLKYIKGPDFPTGAEILDSPDHLAEIYASGHGTVRVRGTFEVETAGRGRTNLIVTSIPYSVNKSRLIERIAGLIKDKRLIHVQDVRDESTSDVRIVLELRAGDVVPDSVMAFLYKHTELQINFPMNFIAITPQGVPDRLSLEKIIRYFLDFRFEKTTLRLQHRLDILQQRIHVLEGFGKLFQDLDAALKIIRSARSRKEAEQGLIARFELSDQQVEAILEMRLYKLVGMEIGKVLDELAAKKKEARDISTDLADPARVWKIIDDELAEIASKFGDPRRTRIVAEKDASAIEYDPDHFVEHEDTTVILSKHGWVRRIKSEVGDDASLKFREGDGLFGWVRVNTGNTVAFFSNLGKVYVMRALDVPATTGFGEPIGSLLNLADGEFMVGFIAPDPAEGTEPKTETEELPDQTEAINMVRDPQYTIFEVASPEASDAGKDVLSVASGGILVTRKGQGFRFDYDILRETSKRIGRKLVNLKGDDQILTVRPEDGEFIAAASNTGKILVFPVEQVPLLTGVGQGVRFIKLPAGSEVVALEVVNRQDELRIQPKKGKEATLVVGEIPTANRATQGKTYYSGILAMERVSAPEGQTR, encoded by the coding sequence GTGGAAGGTTCAAGAGCCGACAAGACGGGTGGAGAAATCCACTCTCACATACATGACGAGGTGCAAAAAAGGTACCTGGCATATGCTCTGTCCACAATTGTGTCCCGAGCCTTGCCCGACGTGAGGGACGGCCTGAAACCCGTCCATCGACGGATTCTATATGCCATGCACGGGATGCGGCTCGGCGACGCGGCCAAAATGAGAAAATCAGCGGCCGTAGTCGGAGAGGTCATCGGTAAATATCATCCCCATGGGGATCAGGCTGCTTATGACGCACTGGTCAGAATGGCACAGGATTTCAGCCTGCGTTACCCGCTCATAGATGGCTCAGGTAATTTCGGTTCGGTAGACGGGGACTCGCCGGCAGCCATGCGTTACACCGAGACTCGGCTTAGCACCTTTGCCGGCCTGCTGCTCCGGGAAATAGAACAAGGTACTACGGAGTTTCATCCAACCTACGACGGGATCGGCGAAGAACCGGCAATTCTGCCGGCATCAGTCCCCAACCTGCTCCTGAACGGCTCTTCAGGAATAGCCGTGGGGATGAGTTGTTCGTTTGCGCCCCACAACCTGGGGGAAGTGATCGCTGCATGCCGGGCGGCAATCCGCGACGAGGGCCTCCAGACCAAAGGCCTGCTCAAGTACATCAAAGGGCCTGATTTCCCCACAGGAGCAGAGATCCTGGACTCTCCGGACCACCTGGCCGAGATATATGCTTCAGGCCACGGCACGGTGAGGGTCCGCGGGACGTTCGAGGTGGAAACCGCGGGTCGAGGGCGGACGAATCTGATTGTCACTTCGATACCTTATTCGGTCAACAAGTCGAGGCTCATCGAACGAATAGCGGGTCTAATCAAAGACAAGAGGCTCATACACGTCCAGGATGTGCGCGATGAAAGCACGAGTGATGTCAGAATAGTGCTGGAACTCAGGGCAGGCGATGTAGTCCCGGATTCCGTGATGGCGTTTCTGTACAAGCATACGGAGTTGCAGATCAATTTCCCGATGAATTTCATTGCAATCACCCCGCAGGGCGTGCCGGATCGGCTGAGTCTGGAAAAAATCATCAGATACTTCCTGGACTTCAGGTTCGAGAAGACCACTCTCAGGCTTCAGCATAGATTGGACATTCTGCAACAGAGGATCCACGTGCTTGAAGGCTTCGGCAAGCTGTTCCAGGACCTCGACGCGGCGCTCAAGATAATTCGTTCGGCCAGAAGCAGGAAGGAAGCGGAACAGGGCCTTATAGCCAGGTTCGAGTTGTCCGATCAACAAGTGGAAGCCATACTCGAAATGCGCTTGTACAAACTTGTCGGCATGGAGATCGGCAAAGTCCTCGATGAATTGGCTGCCAAGAAAAAAGAGGCTCGCGACATTTCCACAGACCTGGCCGACCCCGCACGCGTGTGGAAGATCATCGACGACGAACTCGCCGAGATTGCGTCCAAGTTCGGCGATCCTCGCCGCACGCGGATTGTTGCGGAAAAGGATGCCTCGGCAATCGAGTACGACCCGGACCATTTTGTTGAGCATGAAGATACAACGGTGATCTTGTCGAAACATGGTTGGGTGCGTCGCATAAAAAGCGAGGTCGGAGACGACGCCTCTCTGAAATTTCGAGAGGGTGACGGCTTGTTCGGCTGGGTCAGAGTTAATACCGGGAATACGGTGGCGTTCTTCTCGAATCTTGGCAAAGTCTACGTGATGAGGGCCCTTGACGTCCCGGCGACTACCGGTTTTGGGGAGCCGATAGGGAGCCTCCTCAACCTCGCGGACGGCGAATTCATGGTCGGGTTCATTGCACCGGACCCTGCGGAAGGGACCGAGCCAAAAACCGAAACAGAGGAATTGCCGGATCAGACCGAAGCCATTAACATGGTACGGGATCCCCAATACACAATCTTTGAGGTAGCCTCGCCCGAGGCTTCCGACGCGGGAAAGGACGTCTTGTCGGTTGCTTCCGGAGGAATCCTGGTTACCCGCAAAGGTCAAGGGTTCCGATTCGACTATGACATTCTTCGGGAGACATCCAAACGGATCGGAAGGAAGCTGGTCAACCTCAAAGGCGATGATCAAATCCTAACTGTAAGGCCTGAGGACGGCGAATTCATCGCAGCGGCTTCAAATACCGGAAAAATACTAGTATTTCCGGTCGAACAAGTCCCCCTTCTGACGGGTGTGGGGCAGGGCGTGCGGTTTATCAAATTGCCCGCGGGGTCGGAAGTAGTCGCGTTGGAAGTGGTCAACCGACAGGATGAGTTACGCATCCAGCCGAAAAAGGGGAAAGAGGCGACACTCGTTGTCGGGGAGATCCCGACGGCAAACAGGGCTACACAGGGTAAAACTTATTACTCAGGGATACTTGCTATGGAAAGAGTGAGCGCCCCGGAAGGGCAGACCAGATGA
- a CDS encoding response regulator has translation MDVKDLPTFVEMAEEEEDLPGLSEAEVSTETIDLGNLFGPEPSLSTSFDLQWINQASFGRLLQAIPIPTLFVDKSGKIVFCNRSTEKITPDYHQLKESHFSSLFLDGREMKAAELLLEQLFLDRKPKMVDGLFRFCKARIWGRMHLRSISVTEQRLVIALVENLTAEKKRLIENEKYKKLISLVPMGVAEFSLTQTVSADHEAAQIIEAVQRAILVGGNDQFAKIQGFDSISKLLHQRFDQLTPFDDQHRGLFTSWIRSGFHISSAEARQYLPSGSLGYVETTLIGMIRQQRLHAIWMLKRDITEQQRMREDAIRVQKLESLGLLAGGIAHDFNNILMAVLGNINLAKMYSTPGDKIYERLLEAERGTRRAESLTQQLLTFSKGGAPVKKVGPIVSLLKECAGFSLPGSNVRLEFAVPEDLWPVEVDEGQIAQVMNNLVINADQAMPDGGLVRISAENIVVGPQHGLALSDGKHVKISIADIGMGIPPEHIHRIFDPYFTTKQKGSGLGLAVSYSIVQAHGGLITVESKLSAGTTFHVFLPAKEQKTAEQQRVEPIKFEARGRVLIVDDEDMVRTVAQEMLQHIGYEVEGARDGREAIILYRKSIEDSKPFSAVVMDLTIPGGMGGKETIKELIKIDPAVKAIVSSGYANDPIMGQFQSYGFQGVVCKPYDVDDLAAVLGRVINLGA, from the coding sequence ATGGATGTAAAAGATCTACCCACTTTTGTCGAAATGGCCGAGGAAGAAGAGGACCTACCCGGCCTCTCAGAGGCCGAGGTTTCAACTGAAACTATTGATCTTGGCAACCTTTTCGGACCCGAGCCCTCCCTATCGACCAGCTTTGACCTGCAATGGATCAACCAGGCGTCGTTCGGCAGACTTTTGCAGGCAATTCCCATTCCTACTTTATTCGTGGACAAATCCGGGAAAATAGTATTCTGCAACAGGTCTACCGAAAAAATCACACCGGACTATCATCAACTGAAGGAAAGTCATTTCTCCTCTCTATTCCTTGACGGCCGCGAAATGAAGGCGGCCGAATTGCTGTTGGAACAGCTTTTCCTGGACCGGAAGCCAAAGATGGTGGACGGGCTCTTCCGGTTTTGCAAGGCCAGGATTTGGGGCCGAATGCACCTGCGTTCGATCAGCGTTACCGAACAAAGGCTGGTAATCGCTCTGGTTGAAAATCTGACGGCCGAAAAAAAACGACTAATTGAAAATGAAAAATATAAAAAATTGATCAGCCTGGTGCCTATGGGTGTGGCGGAGTTTTCGTTGACCCAAACCGTCTCAGCCGACCATGAGGCGGCCCAAATAATTGAGGCTGTCCAACGGGCCATACTGGTGGGCGGCAATGATCAATTTGCCAAGATTCAAGGCTTTGACAGTATAAGCAAGCTCTTGCACCAGCGCTTCGACCAGTTGACCCCATTTGACGATCAACACCGAGGTCTATTCACATCGTGGATCAGGAGTGGGTTTCATATCAGCTCCGCAGAGGCGAGGCAGTACCTGCCCTCCGGTAGTCTTGGCTACGTCGAGACCACTCTGATCGGCATGATCAGACAACAGCGGCTTCACGCCATCTGGATGCTCAAGCGTGACATCACCGAACAACAGCGGATGCGTGAAGATGCTATAAGGGTGCAAAAACTTGAATCACTGGGCCTGCTGGCCGGTGGAATTGCGCACGACTTCAACAACATTCTCATGGCTGTCCTGGGGAATATCAACCTCGCCAAGATGTATAGCACTCCCGGAGACAAGATCTATGAACGCCTGCTGGAGGCGGAACGTGGAACGCGGCGAGCTGAGAGCTTGACTCAACAGTTGCTTACTTTTTCCAAAGGCGGCGCGCCGGTGAAAAAGGTAGGCCCAATAGTGTCACTGCTCAAGGAGTGTGCGGGCTTCTCTCTCCCAGGGTCCAATGTTCGTTTGGAATTTGCAGTCCCTGAGGACCTGTGGCCGGTAGAAGTTGATGAAGGACAGATAGCCCAGGTAATGAACAACCTGGTCATTAACGCAGACCAGGCCATGCCGGATGGCGGACTGGTCCGCATTTCGGCTGAAAACATAGTGGTCGGTCCGCAGCATGGGCTCGCGTTGTCTGATGGTAAGCACGTCAAGATATCGATAGCGGACATCGGCATGGGGATTCCTCCGGAGCACATACACCGCATTTTCGACCCATATTTCACTACCAAGCAGAAAGGTAGCGGATTGGGCCTGGCCGTATCATATTCGATTGTGCAGGCCCACGGCGGATTGATCACTGTGGAATCCAAGTTGTCGGCCGGTACGACGTTTCATGTCTTTCTTCCGGCCAAGGAACAGAAAACCGCAGAGCAGCAGCGCGTGGAGCCAATCAAATTCGAAGCCAGGGGCAGAGTGTTGATCGTAGACGACGAAGACATGGTCAGAACGGTTGCGCAGGAGATGCTCCAACACATTGGTTACGAAGTGGAAGGCGCTCGCGACGGCCGGGAAGCGATAATCTTGTACAGGAAGTCGATAGAAGACAGTAAGCCCTTCTCCGCTGTGGTAATGGATTTGACCATTCCTGGAGGGATGGGGGGAAAAGAGACAATCAAGGAATTGATAAAGATTGATCCCGCAGTGAAAGCAATTGTATCCAGCGGTTACGCAAATGATCCCATAATGGGACAATTTCAAAGCTATGGTTTTCAAGGAGTGGTGTGCAAACCGTATGACGTGGATGATCTGGCTGCCGTTTTGGGGAGAGTCATAAACCTGGGAGCATGA
- a CDS encoding PQQ-binding-like beta-propeller repeat protein translates to MAKVKIDARQTIIDIRAGLSDFALMQKYGVSAKGLQSLFRKLVEAGLIGQSEIDARMPLMEKTVDLAVFRCPKCSMPQFTEFNECPQCGVIVSKYREKRPAPAPAPTPTDIKVDTKVQQAVARPVLEGRMFRGNLQRTGLYEEKSVDRFTELRWKFKTGGWVSTSPVASEIGVFIGSLDGMFYLVDHSTGNEKWRFKTGGPIYSSCALVDAMAFVGSSDGQLYAVDAVTGELRSKFGTASPIYSSPAVDGDRVYFGSLDGHLYALGGASQIIKWRFKTGGPVYSSPAIKGEAIYFGSMDGHLYAVDLNWGKELWRFKTRGPVTTAPAVAKYLVFVGSGDSNFYSVDVWTGNERWCFKTGDKVTSSPAVAGDTVYFGSADRRLYAVDLMSGAEKWNFKTGGAIHSSPAVAGTKIYFGSADHHLYALDLSDGREVWKFKTDGPVYSAPVVSGGAVYFGSDDGHVYAIG, encoded by the coding sequence ATGGCAAAAGTGAAAATAGATGCTAGGCAGACAATCATCGACATCCGTGCCGGTCTGAGCGATTTCGCACTGATGCAGAAGTACGGGGTGTCGGCCAAGGGGCTCCAAAGCCTGTTCAGGAAATTGGTAGAGGCCGGGCTGATAGGGCAATCGGAAATTGATGCAAGAATGCCCTTGATGGAGAAAACCGTTGACCTCGCGGTGTTTAGATGCCCGAAATGCAGCATGCCCCAATTCACGGAATTTAATGAATGCCCCCAATGCGGTGTCATAGTCTCCAAGTACCGAGAAAAGCGCCCCGCCCCTGCTCCTGCGCCGACACCAACGGATATCAAGGTAGACACTAAGGTGCAGCAGGCGGTCGCAAGACCCGTGCTGGAAGGACGGATGTTTCGAGGAAATCTGCAGCGAACCGGTTTGTACGAAGAAAAGAGCGTCGATCGTTTCACGGAATTACGGTGGAAGTTCAAGACAGGGGGCTGGGTATCCACTTCCCCGGTGGCTAGTGAAATTGGTGTTTTCATTGGTAGCCTGGACGGCATGTTTTATTTAGTGGACCATTCCACCGGGAACGAAAAGTGGCGATTCAAGACAGGTGGTCCAATATATTCCTCCTGCGCTCTGGTGGATGCCATGGCTTTCGTCGGCAGCTCGGACGGTCAACTCTATGCTGTGGATGCCGTGACCGGGGAGTTGCGTTCGAAGTTCGGCACAGCAAGTCCAATCTATTCATCGCCCGCGGTGGACGGGGACAGGGTCTATTTCGGGAGCCTTGACGGACATCTTTACGCCTTGGGCGGGGCCTCCCAGATCATAAAATGGAGATTCAAAACGGGCGGGCCTGTTTATTCCTCCCCTGCCATAAAGGGGGAGGCCATATACTTCGGGAGCATGGACGGGCATCTTTACGCTGTAGACCTTAATTGGGGCAAGGAGCTTTGGAGATTCAAAACACGCGGGCCCGTCACTACAGCTCCGGCAGTGGCCAAATACCTGGTGTTCGTCGGAAGTGGCGATTCCAACTTCTATTCGGTGGATGTCTGGACCGGCAACGAGAGATGGTGTTTCAAGACCGGTGACAAGGTCACGTCCTCCCCTGCCGTTGCAGGCGACACCGTATATTTTGGGAGCGCCGACCGCCGCCTCTACGCGGTAGACCTTATGTCCGGAGCGGAAAAGTGGAATTTCAAGACCGGCGGGGCAATACACTCGTCCCCTGCCGTGGCCGGCACCAAGATCTATTTTGGCAGCGCGGATCATCACCTTTATGCTTTGGATCTCTCCGACGGAAGAGAAGTCTGGAAATTCAAGACAGACGGACCTGTCTACTCGGCGCCGGTGGTCTCGGGCGGCGCAGTCTATTTCGGAAGTGACGACGGCCACGTTTACGCCATCGGTTGA
- the mltG gene encoding endolytic transglycosylase MltG, translating to MRSSILSVVKFIFISVILVAVGTAGYLVYRHVPALLEKAAPVAVSESVPAGQEVIVTVPKGATLSQIGTVLQEKGVISNRLVFRLVALIRGEQRNIKAGDYALKTGSDAGEVLDQLISGKTIIFSLTVPEGYNLYQIAEVFEQSGIVSRQEFLTWAKDPAFLKELKVDGTSLEGYLFPDTYFLRPSEKTDGRLVVRKMVQRFYEVYDKHVRPTAEEQGWNTGEVVTLASLIEKEARESEHALVSAVFHNRLRQKIRLQSDPTVIYGIKAMGAKITREDLNRKHPYNTYQNYGLPPGPIACPGKASLIAAVKPEAVDYLYFVAKNDGSHQFSSSLQEHNRWVNLYQRNPKTGTQ from the coding sequence ATGAGATCTTCAATTCTTTCAGTGGTGAAATTCATTTTTATCTCGGTGATTCTGGTAGCGGTGGGAACGGCCGGTTACCTTGTATATCGCCATGTTCCGGCCCTTCTCGAGAAGGCTGCGCCGGTAGCGGTGTCTGAGTCGGTGCCCGCGGGCCAGGAGGTAATCGTCACGGTCCCCAAGGGAGCCACGCTATCTCAAATCGGGACCGTCCTTCAAGAGAAGGGAGTTATTTCGAACAGGCTCGTTTTCAGGCTCGTTGCTCTGATCCGCGGGGAACAGCGGAATATAAAGGCTGGAGACTACGCTCTCAAGACGGGCAGTGATGCCGGAGAAGTGCTCGATCAATTGATTTCGGGTAAGACCATAATATTTTCGCTCACGGTTCCTGAAGGGTACAACCTTTATCAAATAGCCGAAGTGTTCGAGCAGTCAGGGATAGTATCACGGCAGGAATTCCTTACGTGGGCCAAGGACCCCGCCTTCCTAAAGGAACTGAAGGTGGATGGGACATCTCTGGAGGGCTATCTGTTCCCGGATACCTATTTCCTGCGGCCTTCGGAAAAGACTGACGGAAGGCTTGTAGTTCGCAAGATGGTGCAAAGGTTCTACGAAGTTTACGACAAGCACGTAAGGCCTACTGCCGAGGAGCAGGGTTGGAACACCGGCGAAGTAGTGACTCTCGCGTCGCTGATCGAAAAGGAGGCCCGTGAATCGGAGCATGCGCTGGTCTCTGCGGTCTTTCACAACAGGTTACGCCAGAAAATTCGCCTGCAATCGGACCCTACGGTAATTTACGGCATCAAGGCAATGGGGGCCAAAATTACACGCGAAGATCTCAATAGGAAACACCCTTACAACACATATCAGAATTACGGATTGCCGCCGGGCCCTATAGCCTGTCCCGGCAAGGCTTCTTTGATCGCCGCAGTCAAACCTGAGGCCGTGGACTATCTCTATTTCGTCGCCAAGAATGACGGCAGTCACCAGTTCTCCAGCAGCCTCCAGGAACACAATCGCTGGGTGAATCTTTACCAGCGCAACCCGAAGACGGGGACTCAGTAA